The following are encoded in a window of Symbiobacterium terraclitae genomic DNA:
- a CDS encoding PolC-type DNA polymerase III: protein MSPQSDWLSLIDAAQFSPAVQAFLAGARVVRVEVNRQARSVALHLASPVRLPYEERAPLAAAVAEACLGGLAAAVTVVPVRDADPEADPAERLTEAWADILLQLKAALPLVNGILDRAEQRVEGKSLVLELPTAAQAEVALQRGVVPVLERLVRRETGCALQVRLTHRPAPKPEPLRQAPAIPDDPFADVEEEEVPLPPEPVPAEPDPAEAYLEQWMQRQSAFGKKEAAAAAPPSEGPVKGKPIPDDVPVRPIATITEEENRVVIEGEVVGLDSRDLKSGRQLISFGICDLRRAERPGDLGDTLPVKLFRDPQKEPDYLAVIKNGTWLKVRGNVQVDKFSGELTLLADDVVVGKRPDRSDTYEGPLKRVELHAHTTMSAMDGMIDPADLVKTAVKWGHKAVAITDHGVVQAFPAASHVKVPEDFKVIYGCELFLVDDGTPVVARPPENVALADAEFVVLDIETTGFSPIGDDIIELGAVRFRNGEVGESFQSFVRPSKPIPEEVQKLTNITPDMVENAPGPAEALRAFFEFVGDAIVVAHNAQFDYSFLRYHRQKHLGEPFDNPVLDTLTLARAVLPHMRSHSLAALTKELQVPLVDHHRADADAKTAAMVLGKLLERAEGVETVADLNGLTRSINAEQLRPYHATCLVKTQAGMKNLYKLISLSHIEYFNRTPRVPRTELEKHREGLLIGSSTYGGHLFDALLRGVPEPELEQMVAWYDYLEILPRDCLAFLLQSGQVNSEEQLLSLNRRIYELGKRLGKPVCAVSDAHFLEPYQQIFRRILKGGIGFRDEYDGPFYLRTTEEMLAEFAYLGEEAAYEVVVTNPNAIAEQIERVKVVPDKLYPPVLEGSVEETRRLSWEKVKRVYGDPVPEKIAQRLEKELNAIIGNGFAVSYYISHLLVKKSNELGYLVGSRGSVGSSFVAWAMDITEVNALPPHYICPSCKYLEWHDDGKTGSGFDLPRKACPKCGTQLDRDGQDIPFETFLGFKGDKVPDIDLNFSGDVQGRIQKFSEELLGGEKYVFKAGTVGTIAEKTAYGMVRAWLEENNIAGVREAHIGYLAAGVAGVKRTTGQHPGGMVVCPVGMEIEEVTPVQYPADDRSSGVKTTHFDYHSFEQALMKLDILGHDDPTMLRMLQDLYREKTGNPDFDIRKVPVDDPDVLALFSPGGNRVLGIDDGRLQFDLGTIVLPEMGTRFVRQMLMETSPRNFSDLVRISGLSHGTDVWTNNAQELVKKGIPFQDVIGCRDDIMVQLIYWGVEPATAFKIMESVRKGKGLTPEMEETMKACNVPDWYIWSCKQIKYMFPKAHAAAYVLSCLRIAWFKVHEPLLFYAAYLSVRAGSVDANLLVQGPEAVRRYVQEIEAKGRDATPKEKDSLTEYELVEEAFLRGIRFARVDLYRSDATRYQIIGENLLLCPFNSLAGLGDSAAQAIVEARAQGEFHSKEDLKNRARLNKSVMELLENHGCLSGLPEGNQLVFGF, encoded by the coding sequence ATGTCACCGCAGTCCGACTGGCTCTCGCTCATCGATGCCGCACAGTTCTCGCCGGCGGTGCAGGCGTTCCTGGCCGGGGCCCGGGTCGTGCGCGTGGAGGTCAACCGGCAGGCCCGCAGCGTCGCCCTGCACCTGGCGAGTCCGGTGCGGCTCCCCTATGAGGAGCGCGCCCCGCTGGCTGCGGCCGTCGCCGAGGCCTGCCTCGGCGGCCTGGCGGCAGCCGTCACGGTCGTGCCCGTGCGCGACGCCGACCCCGAGGCCGATCCGGCCGAGCGCCTGACGGAGGCGTGGGCGGACATCCTGCTGCAGCTGAAGGCCGCCCTGCCGCTGGTCAACGGCATCCTGGACCGGGCCGAGCAGCGGGTGGAGGGGAAGTCGCTGGTGCTGGAGCTGCCCACCGCCGCCCAGGCGGAGGTGGCCCTGCAGCGCGGCGTGGTGCCCGTGCTGGAGCGCCTGGTGAGGCGGGAGACCGGCTGCGCCCTCCAGGTGCGGCTCACCCACCGCCCCGCGCCGAAGCCCGAGCCCCTCCGGCAGGCCCCTGCGATCCCCGACGATCCCTTCGCGGACGTCGAAGAGGAGGAGGTGCCGCTCCCGCCCGAGCCGGTTCCCGCCGAGCCGGACCCGGCGGAGGCGTACCTGGAGCAGTGGATGCAGCGCCAGTCCGCCTTCGGCAAGAAGGAGGCCGCCGCTGCCGCCCCGCCGTCGGAGGGGCCGGTCAAGGGCAAGCCCATCCCGGACGACGTGCCCGTGCGGCCCATCGCCACGATCACCGAGGAGGAGAACCGGGTGGTGATCGAGGGCGAGGTGGTCGGCCTCGACAGCCGCGACCTGAAGAGCGGGCGCCAGTTGATCTCATTCGGCATCTGCGACCTGCGCCGCGCCGAGCGCCCCGGGGATCTCGGCGACACGCTGCCGGTGAAGCTCTTCCGCGATCCGCAGAAGGAGCCGGACTACCTCGCCGTGATCAAGAACGGCACCTGGCTCAAGGTGCGGGGCAACGTGCAGGTGGACAAGTTCTCGGGCGAGCTGACCCTGCTGGCCGATGACGTGGTGGTGGGCAAGCGCCCGGACCGGAGCGACACCTACGAGGGGCCGCTGAAGCGGGTGGAGTTGCACGCACACACCACCATGTCGGCCATGGACGGCATGATCGACCCCGCTGACCTCGTGAAGACGGCGGTGAAGTGGGGCCACAAGGCCGTGGCCATCACCGACCACGGCGTGGTGCAGGCCTTCCCCGCCGCCAGCCACGTGAAGGTGCCCGAAGACTTCAAGGTCATCTACGGGTGCGAGCTCTTCCTGGTGGACGACGGCACGCCCGTCGTGGCGAGGCCGCCGGAGAACGTGGCCCTCGCCGATGCCGAGTTCGTGGTGCTCGACATCGAGACGACGGGCTTCTCGCCCATCGGCGACGACATCATCGAGCTCGGCGCCGTGCGGTTCCGGAACGGGGAGGTGGGCGAGTCCTTCCAGTCCTTCGTGCGCCCCTCGAAGCCCATCCCCGAAGAGGTGCAGAAGCTCACCAACATCACGCCCGACATGGTGGAGAACGCCCCCGGGCCCGCCGAGGCCCTCCGCGCCTTCTTCGAATTCGTCGGCGACGCCATCGTGGTGGCGCACAACGCGCAGTTCGACTACTCCTTCCTGCGCTACCACCGGCAGAAGCACCTGGGCGAGCCCTTCGACAACCCGGTGCTCGACACGCTGACGCTGGCCCGGGCGGTCCTGCCCCACATGCGCAGCCACAGCCTGGCCGCCCTGACGAAGGAGCTGCAGGTGCCGCTGGTGGACCACCACCGTGCGGACGCGGACGCGAAGACCGCCGCCATGGTGCTGGGCAAGCTGCTGGAGCGCGCAGAGGGGGTCGAGACCGTCGCCGACCTCAACGGGCTGACGCGCTCGATCAACGCCGAGCAGCTGCGGCCCTACCACGCGACGTGCCTGGTGAAGACCCAGGCCGGGATGAAGAACCTCTACAAGCTGATCAGCCTCTCGCACATCGAGTACTTCAACCGCACGCCGCGCGTGCCGCGGACGGAGCTGGAGAAGCACCGGGAGGGGCTCCTGATCGGCTCGTCCACCTACGGCGGCCACCTCTTCGACGCCCTCCTGCGCGGCGTGCCCGAACCCGAGCTGGAGCAGATGGTCGCCTGGTACGACTACCTGGAGATCCTGCCCCGCGACTGCCTGGCCTTCCTGCTGCAGTCGGGGCAGGTGAACTCCGAGGAGCAGCTGCTCTCGCTCAACCGGCGCATCTACGAGCTGGGCAAGCGGCTGGGGAAGCCCGTCTGCGCCGTGTCGGACGCGCACTTCCTGGAGCCCTACCAGCAGATCTTCCGCCGCATCCTGAAGGGCGGCATCGGCTTCCGGGACGAGTACGACGGCCCGTTCTACCTGCGCACCACCGAGGAGATGCTCGCCGAGTTCGCCTACCTGGGCGAGGAGGCCGCGTATGAGGTGGTGGTGACGAACCCCAACGCCATCGCCGAGCAGATCGAGCGGGTCAAGGTGGTGCCGGACAAGCTCTACCCGCCGGTGCTGGAGGGCTCCGTGGAGGAGACCCGCCGGCTCTCGTGGGAGAAGGTGAAGCGGGTCTACGGCGACCCGGTGCCCGAGAAGATCGCGCAGCGCCTGGAGAAGGAGCTGAACGCGATCATCGGCAACGGCTTCGCCGTGTCCTACTACATCTCGCACCTCCTGGTGAAGAAGTCCAACGAGCTGGGCTACCTCGTCGGCTCCCGGGGGTCGGTGGGCTCCTCCTTCGTCGCCTGGGCGATGGACATCACCGAGGTCAACGCCCTGCCGCCGCACTACATCTGCCCGTCGTGCAAGTACCTGGAGTGGCACGACGACGGCAAGACCGGCTCGGGCTTCGACCTGCCCCGGAAGGCCTGCCCGAAGTGCGGCACGCAGCTGGACCGCGACGGGCAGGACATCCCGTTCGAGACCTTCCTGGGCTTCAAGGGCGACAAGGTGCCGGATATCGACCTTAACTTCTCGGGCGACGTGCAGGGCCGCATCCAGAAGTTCTCCGAGGAGCTGCTGGGAGGCGAGAAGTACGTCTTCAAGGCGGGCACGGTGGGCACCATTGCCGAGAAGACCGCCTATGGCATGGTGCGGGCCTGGCTGGAGGAGAACAACATCGCCGGGGTCCGGGAGGCGCACATCGGCTACCTGGCCGCGGGCGTGGCCGGGGTGAAGCGGACCACCGGCCAGCACCCGGGCGGCATGGTGGTCTGCCCCGTGGGCATGGAGATCGAGGAGGTCACCCCGGTGCAGTACCCGGCCGACGATCGCAGCTCCGGGGTGAAGACGACCCACTTCGACTACCACTCCTTCGAACAGGCGCTGATGAAGCTGGACATCCTCGGCCACGACGACCCGACGATGCTGAGGATGCTCCAGGACCTCTACCGGGAGAAGACCGGCAACCCCGACTTCGACATCCGGAAGGTGCCGGTGGACGACCCGGACGTGCTGGCGCTCTTCAGCCCCGGCGGCAACCGGGTGCTGGGCATCGACGACGGGCGCCTCCAGTTCGATCTGGGCACCATCGTGCTGCCGGAGATGGGCACGCGGTTCGTGCGCCAGATGCTGATGGAGACCAGCCCCCGCAACTTCTCGGACCTGGTGCGCATCTCGGGCCTGTCCCACGGCACCGACGTGTGGACCAACAACGCCCAGGAGCTGGTGAAGAAGGGCATCCCCTTCCAGGACGTCATCGGCTGCCGCGACGACATCATGGTGCAGCTGATCTACTGGGGCGTCGAGCCGGCCACCGCCTTCAAGATCATGGAGTCGGTGCGCAAGGGCAAGGGGCTCACGCCCGAGATGGAAGAGACGATGAAGGCCTGCAACGTGCCCGACTGGTACATCTGGTCGTGCAAGCAGATCAAGTACATGTTCCCGAAGGCGCACGCGGCCGCATACGTCCTCTCCTGCCTGCGCATCGCCTGGTTCAAGGTGCACGAGCCGCTGCTCTTTTATGCCGCCTACCTGTCGGTGCGGGCGGGCTCGGTGGACGCGAACCTGCTGGTGCAGGGGCCCGAGGCCGTGCGCCGGTACGTGCAGGAGATCGAGGCCAAGGGGCGCGACGCCACGCCCAAGGAGAAGGACTCCCTCACCGAGTACGAGCTGGTGGAGGAGGCGTTCCTGCGGGGCATCCGCTTCGCCCGGGTGGACCTCTACCGCTCCGACGCCACCCGGTACCAGATCATCGGCGAGAACCTGCTGCTCTGCCCCTTCAACTCGCTGGCCGGGCTGGGCGACAGCGCGGCGCAGGCCATCGTGGAGGCCCGGGCGCAGGGCGAGTTCCACTCCAAGGAGGACCTGAAGAACCGCGCCCGGCTCAACAAATCGGTGATGGAGCTGCTGGAGAACCACGGCTGCCTCAGCGGCCTGCCCGAGGGGAACCAACTGGTGTTCGGGTTCTGA
- a CDS encoding MgtC/SapB family protein: protein MLEFIQANYQSFALQLWDNMVPMLVAAVAGGLVGLEREATNRPAGLRTHVLVCVGSALIMKVSLGMYDLVLSTGYGVADPGRIAAQVVSGIGFLGAGTIMREGANIRGLTTAASLWVVSGMGLAVGAGFYLQTAVAVVLVLLTLKTLSEVERRFISRGGFHSLVVHVTDTPGKLGAVASVCGRWGCTIKNVAMRTGPLPGTIEISFSLKPLGRSVDISGLIGDLMATEGVIAVTEED, encoded by the coding sequence TTGCTAGAGTTCATCCAGGCGAACTACCAGTCGTTCGCGCTACAGCTATGGGATAACATGGTTCCGATGTTGGTGGCCGCAGTCGCCGGTGGGTTGGTCGGACTGGAGCGCGAGGCCACCAACCGGCCTGCTGGTTTGCGTACGCACGTTCTCGTCTGCGTGGGCTCCGCGCTGATCATGAAGGTCTCCCTGGGCATGTACGACCTGGTGCTGTCCACGGGCTACGGGGTCGCGGACCCGGGGCGCATCGCCGCACAGGTGGTGAGCGGCATCGGCTTCCTCGGGGCCGGCACGATCATGCGCGAGGGCGCCAACATCCGCGGCCTGACGACGGCCGCATCGCTCTGGGTGGTCTCCGGCATGGGCCTGGCCGTGGGCGCCGGCTTCTACCTGCAGACCGCGGTCGCGGTGGTGCTGGTGCTGCTCACGCTGAAGACCCTGTCCGAGGTGGAGCGGCGCTTCATCTCCCGGGGCGGCTTCCATTCGCTGGTGGTGCACGTCACCGACACGCCTGGCAAGCTGGGGGCCGTCGCCTCCGTCTGCGGCCGGTGGGGCTGCACGATCAAGAACGTGGCGATGCGGACCGGCCCCCTGCCCGGCACCATCGAGATCAGCTTCTCGCTGAAGCCGCTGGGCCGCAGCGTTGACATCTCGGGTCTGATCGGGGATCTGATGGCGACGGAAGGGGTCATCGCGGTCACTGAAGAAGATTAA
- a CDS encoding glycosyltransferase family 2 protein — protein MERVSVVIPAYNEEETVADVVSACARVPAIDEVIVVDDGSTDETAARARAAGAKVIEHGENRGKAAAMKSGYEATTAPVLLFLDADLIGLHPGHVHDLIQPVLSGEADMAVGVFGDGRVATDLAQMVAPYLSGQRVVRREVLADMFREEPDADQARFGIEVALTKFAKTHGCRVVEVVLEEMSHRMKEEKLGLVKGAAARLKMYYEILKYVQKGH, from the coding sequence GTGGAGAGAGTCTCTGTCGTCATCCCTGCATACAACGAAGAGGAGACCGTCGCCGACGTGGTCTCCGCCTGTGCAAGGGTGCCGGCGATCGATGAGGTTATCGTGGTGGACGATGGCTCGACGGACGAAACGGCAGCCCGGGCCCGCGCAGCGGGAGCCAAGGTGATCGAACACGGAGAGAACCGCGGCAAGGCCGCAGCGATGAAGTCGGGCTACGAGGCGACCACCGCCCCGGTTCTGCTGTTCCTTGACGCGGACCTGATCGGCCTGCACCCGGGCCATGTGCACGACCTCATCCAGCCGGTGCTCAGCGGAGAGGCGGACATGGCGGTGGGCGTCTTCGGCGACGGGCGCGTGGCCACCGATCTGGCCCAGATGGTGGCCCCCTACCTCTCCGGACAGCGGGTGGTGCGGCGCGAGGTGCTCGCGGACATGTTCCGGGAGGAGCCGGACGCCGACCAGGCCCGGTTCGGCATCGAGGTCGCGCTGACGAAGTTCGCGAAGACGCACGGCTGCCGCGTCGTGGAGGTGGTGCTGGAGGAGATGAGCCACCGTATGAAGGAGGAGAAGTTGGGGCTCGTAAAGGGTGCAGCAGCCCGGCTTAAGATGTATTATGAAATACTGAAATACGTACAGAAGGGACATTGA
- a CDS encoding metal ABC transporter permease — protein MGLPAPLVIIAVGALAAGASGLVGSFLLLRRMTMLGDAISHAVLPGIALAFLLTGSRAAPVMVLGAALCGLLTAYAVQALQRAGVQEDAGMGVTFTALFALGVVLITAFAGRVHLDLDHVLYGEIAYAPWDLWLVGEVSLGPRALWTLGAIFLLDLLVVGLFFKELKICAFDPDTAAALGINATAFHYLLMTLVSVTAVGAFDAVGAILVVAMLVLPGATAYLLTDRLPAMLALAVGLGVLSSALGYLLARATDTAVAGAMAVVGGVLFALAFGWARLRRRG, from the coding sequence GTGGGGCTTCCCGCACCGCTCGTCATCATCGCCGTGGGGGCGCTGGCCGCCGGCGCATCAGGGCTTGTCGGATCCTTCCTGCTGCTGCGGCGCATGACCATGCTGGGCGATGCGATCAGCCACGCGGTGCTGCCGGGGATCGCGCTCGCGTTCCTCCTGACCGGCAGCCGGGCTGCGCCGGTGATGGTGCTCGGGGCTGCCCTCTGCGGCCTGCTGACCGCCTATGCAGTCCAGGCGCTGCAGCGCGCAGGCGTGCAGGAAGACGCTGGCATGGGGGTGACCTTCACCGCCCTGTTCGCGCTGGGGGTGGTGCTGATCACGGCCTTCGCCGGCCGTGTGCACCTGGACCTCGATCACGTCCTGTACGGCGAGATCGCCTACGCGCCGTGGGACCTCTGGCTTGTGGGCGAGGTGAGCCTCGGTCCCCGCGCACTCTGGACGCTGGGCGCCATCTTCCTGCTGGATCTGCTGGTGGTCGGCCTCTTCTTCAAGGAGCTCAAGATCTGCGCGTTCGACCCGGACACCGCGGCGGCGCTGGGCATCAACGCCACGGCCTTCCACTACCTGCTGATGACGCTCGTCTCCGTCACGGCGGTGGGCGCGTTCGACGCCGTCGGAGCGATCCTGGTGGTCGCCATGCTGGTGCTGCCGGGGGCGACGGCCTACCTGCTCACCGACCGGCTCCCGGCCATGTTGGCCCTCGCGGTGGGGCTGGGGGTGCTGTCCAGCGCGCTGGGATACCTGCTCGCCAGGGCGACCGACACCGCGGTGGCGGGCGCGATGGCCGTCGTCGGCGGCGTTCTCTTTGCGCTGGCGTTCGGATGGGCACGGCTCAGGCGGCGGGGCTGA
- a CDS encoding metal ABC transporter permease: protein MDANAQWVTAGTALLGTAAGVLGALALLRRRALMGDVLAHAALPGIAAAFLLTGSKAPGPLLTGAAVAGVVGTGAMAAITRYSRLKEDAAMSLVLTVFFGMGIMLLGVVQRMPGGNQSGLDTFLFGQAAAIVPRDLQAITLMAGALCLMVLALYKEFKLLAFDREFGAGLGLPMGRLDLLLNLGLVLAVVTGLESVGVVLMAALLTTPALAARCWTDRLSTMLPLAGLFGALSGVAGTLLSQVGPRMPTGPLIVLAATFLFAVSLLAAPRRGLVARLIRMARTQARVRGERLLEALYDLSEEAASTGAPTVVTLADLEQRRGLSARWARPTLMRLVRAGMVERAGLTDPGGPPAGEEPPAVWRLTPRGLAEAYRVAHRERLHVVYLMHQAAVGGPFGPEVYPQLEPVLRLHGLEPRLLPGEPGEGVG, encoded by the coding sequence ATGGACGCGAACGCGCAATGGGTGACGGCCGGGACGGCTCTGCTGGGAACAGCCGCCGGAGTGCTTGGCGCCCTGGCGCTGCTGCGGCGCAGGGCCCTCATGGGCGACGTGCTGGCCCACGCGGCGCTGCCGGGCATCGCGGCCGCCTTCCTGCTGACGGGCAGCAAGGCACCGGGCCCGCTGCTGACCGGCGCCGCCGTGGCCGGCGTGGTGGGCACCGGGGCGATGGCTGCCATCACCCGGTACTCCCGCCTGAAGGAGGACGCGGCCATGAGCCTGGTCCTCACCGTGTTCTTCGGAATGGGCATCATGCTGCTGGGCGTGGTGCAGCGCATGCCGGGCGGAAACCAGAGCGGCCTCGACACGTTCCTCTTCGGCCAGGCGGCCGCCATCGTCCCCCGGGATCTGCAGGCGATCACGCTGATGGCAGGCGCACTCTGCCTGATGGTGCTGGCGCTCTACAAGGAGTTCAAGCTCCTGGCCTTCGACCGGGAGTTCGGCGCAGGGCTGGGGCTGCCCATGGGCAGGCTGGACCTGCTGCTGAACCTGGGGCTGGTGCTGGCCGTGGTCACGGGACTCGAGTCGGTGGGCGTCGTGCTGATGGCCGCGCTGCTGACGACCCCGGCCCTCGCTGCCCGCTGCTGGACGGACCGGCTCTCCACCATGCTGCCGCTGGCGGGCCTGTTCGGTGCGCTCTCCGGGGTGGCGGGGACGTTGCTTTCCCAGGTCGGCCCTCGCATGCCCACCGGCCCCCTGATCGTGCTGGCGGCCACGTTCCTGTTCGCGGTCTCGCTGCTGGCCGCCCCGCGGCGGGGCCTCGTCGCCCGGCTGATCCGGATGGCGCGGACGCAGGCCCGGGTGCGGGGGGAACGGCTGCTGGAGGCCTTGTACGACCTGAGTGAGGAGGCCGCATCGACCGGCGCCCCGACCGTGGTGACGCTGGCCGATCTGGAGCAGCGGCGGGGGCTGTCGGCGCGCTGGGCGCGGCCGACCCTGATGCGACTGGTCCGCGCGGGGATGGTGGAACGCGCGGGGCTGACGGACCCGGGCGGGCCGCCGGCGGGGGAGGAGCCGCCGGCGGTATGGCGGCTGACCCCGCGGGGACTGGCCGAGGCGTACCGGGTGGCGCACCGGGAACGGCTGCACGTGGTCTACCTGATGCACCAGGCGGCGGTTGGCGGGCCGTTCGGGCCGGAGGTCTACCCGCAGCTGGAACCGGTGCTCCGCCTGCACGGGCTGGAGCCGCGCCTCCTGCCGGGTGAGCCCGGAGAGGGGGTGGGGTAG
- a CDS encoding metal ABC transporter ATP-binding protein — translation MAWEQERALVVRDLTVAYQQRAVLKGVSLSLPEGKLIGVVGPNGAGKSTMLKAILGLIPRVSGEVRIFGQPVERVRRAVGYVPQRASVDWDFPTDVLDVVMMGRYGHLGLLRRPGARERAAALDALERVGMAEFAHRQISQLSGGQQQRVFLARALAQDARIYFMDEPFAGVDAATEKAIVSLLAGLRACGRTVVVVHHDLQTVPEYFDWLVLLNVRVLATGPVEEAFTPENLARTYGGRLGNLALMAEPLPAARRPMGGD, via the coding sequence ATGGCGTGGGAGCAGGAGAGGGCCCTGGTGGTGCGCGACCTGACGGTGGCCTACCAGCAGCGGGCGGTGCTGAAGGGCGTGAGCCTCTCGCTGCCGGAGGGAAAGCTCATCGGCGTTGTCGGGCCCAACGGGGCCGGCAAGTCGACGATGCTCAAGGCAATCCTGGGGCTGATCCCCAGGGTCTCCGGCGAGGTACGCATATTCGGCCAGCCCGTGGAGCGGGTGCGGCGCGCCGTGGGGTACGTGCCGCAGAGGGCTTCGGTGGACTGGGACTTCCCTACAGACGTGCTGGACGTGGTGATGATGGGGCGCTACGGCCACCTCGGGCTCCTCCGGCGGCCGGGGGCGCGGGAGCGGGCCGCTGCCCTGGACGCCCTGGAGCGGGTGGGCATGGCCGAGTTTGCCCACCGGCAGATCAGCCAGCTCTCGGGCGGGCAGCAGCAGCGGGTTTTCCTTGCCCGGGCGCTGGCACAGGACGCCCGAATCTACTTCATGGATGAACCCTTCGCCGGGGTGGACGCGGCCACGGAGAAGGCCATCGTGTCGCTCCTGGCCGGGTTAAGGGCGTGCGGGCGCACCGTCGTGGTGGTGCACCACGACCTGCAGACGGTGCCGGAGTACTTCGACTGGCTGGTGTTGCTCAACGTGCGCGTGCTGGCCACCGGGCCGGTGGAGGAGGCATTCACCCCCGAGAACCTGGCGCGCACCTACGGCGGGCGCCTGGGCAACCTGGCGCTCATGGCGGAGCCGCTGCCCGCGGCGCGCCGGCCCATGGGAGGGGACTGA
- a CDS encoding metal ABC transporter solute-binding protein, Zn/Mn family — protein MRQWARLVLAVWLCVAAGAAAGCGTSRAGEPADGRIRAVATTGMVADLVRNVGGGRVAVTALMGPGVDPHLFKASEGDMARLQQAQIVFYNGLHLEGRMGDILEKMARDKPTVAVAERIPEELLLMAEDGVPDPHVWFDVSLWMLAVDIVRDSLIELDPAGRSVYEQNAAVYREELAELDRYARAQLNTVPAGRRVLVTAHDAFGYFGRAYGIEVRGLQGISTATEYGLADLRQLVDLLVERQIKAVFIESSVPRSSVEALVEGAAARGHAVAIGGELFSDALGAEGTPEGTYAGMIRHNVDTIVAALR, from the coding sequence ATGCGGCAGTGGGCGCGTCTGGTGTTGGCGGTGTGGCTGTGCGTGGCCGCCGGGGCCGCCGCGGGCTGCGGAACGAGCCGGGCGGGGGAACCGGCCGACGGGAGGATCCGGGCGGTGGCGACGACGGGCATGGTGGCGGACCTGGTGCGGAACGTCGGCGGCGGCCGTGTGGCGGTGACGGCCCTGATGGGGCCGGGGGTGGACCCCCACCTGTTCAAGGCCTCGGAAGGGGACATGGCCCGGCTGCAGCAGGCGCAGATCGTCTTCTACAACGGACTGCACCTGGAGGGGCGCATGGGCGACATCCTGGAGAAGATGGCCCGCGACAAGCCCACCGTGGCCGTGGCGGAGCGCATTCCCGAAGAACTCCTGCTGATGGCGGAGGACGGGGTGCCTGACCCGCACGTGTGGTTCGACGTGTCGCTCTGGATGCTGGCCGTGGACATCGTGCGCGACAGCCTGATCGAGCTGGACCCGGCAGGGCGCAGCGTGTATGAGCAGAACGCGGCGGTGTACCGGGAAGAGCTGGCGGAACTGGACAGGTACGCCCGCGCGCAGCTGAACACGGTTCCGGCCGGGCGCCGGGTGCTGGTGACCGCGCACGACGCCTTCGGCTACTTCGGCAGGGCGTACGGTATCGAGGTGAGGGGGCTGCAGGGGATCTCCACAGCCACGGAGTACGGGCTGGCGGACTTGCGGCAGCTGGTGGACCTTCTGGTGGAGCGGCAGATCAAGGCGGTGTTCATCGAGTCCAGCGTGCCGCGCAGCTCGGTGGAGGCGCTGGTGGAGGGGGCGGCCGCCCGGGGGCATGCCGTGGCCATCGGCGGGGAGCTGTTCTCGGACGCCCTCGGGGCGGAGGGCACCCCGGAGGGCACATACGCGGGGATGATCCGGCACAACGTCGACACCATCGTCGCCGCACTGCGGTAG
- a CDS encoding cupredoxin domain-containing protein, producing MKQWRTRAGVLLLAAALAVPTVIAVPAGRAVAAAPAIPVGRALAEGRGADAVQQGIRAASEAAPDLVRAAAGGDLEAIRAAYQRFAAAFEPVLGPISAVDPALAARMASAGSAIRYMLSAGRVAEEDVAREVAVICSGLEEAAAAMARAAEPVERVTVVAREYRFTPATLRVKAGRKVVVRLENLGRVHHEYRIPELNFLIGPIAPGARAEAELVVEKPGTYRYACQVDGHDQRGMQGILVVEE from the coding sequence GTGAAACAGTGGAGAACGCGGGCCGGAGTGCTGCTGCTCGCAGCGGCGCTGGCGGTCCCGACGGTAATTGCTGTCCCTGCTGGCCGGGCGGTCGCGGCGGCGCCGGCGATCCCGGTTGGGCGGGCGCTGGCGGAGGGGCGGGGCGCCGACGCGGTGCAGCAGGGGATCCGGGCGGCGAGCGAGGCGGCGCCGGACCTGGTGCGGGCCGCGGCCGGCGGGGACCTGGAGGCCATCCGGGCGGCCTACCAGCGGTTTGCGGCGGCGTTCGAGCCGGTGCTGGGTCCGATCAGCGCCGTGGATCCCGCGCTGGCCGCCCGGATGGCCAGTGCGGGCAGCGCCATCCGATACATGCTGTCGGCCGGCCGGGTGGCGGAGGAGGACGTGGCCCGGGAGGTGGCGGTGATCTGCAGCGGCCTCGAGGAAGCGGCAGCCGCCATGGCCCGGGCGGCCGAACCCGTGGAGCGGGTCACCGTGGTGGCCCGGGAGTACCGGTTCACGCCGGCCACCCTGCGGGTGAAGGCCGGGCGCAAGGTGGTGGTCAGGCTCGAAAACCTCGGGCGGGTGCACCACGAGTACCGGATTCCCGAGCTGAACTTCCTGATCGGTCCCATCGCGCCCGGGGCGCGCGCGGAGGCAGAACTGGTGGTGGAGAAGCCGGGGACGTACCGGTACGCGTGCCAGGTGGACGGCCACGACCAGAGGGGGATGCAGGGCATTCTGGTGGTGGAGGAGTGA